A stretch of Chanodichthys erythropterus isolate Z2021 chromosome 20, ASM2448905v1, whole genome shotgun sequence DNA encodes these proteins:
- the LOC137009334 gene encoding E3 ubiquitin-protein ligase TRIM35-like has protein sequence MLKKRKKDMNTLDDMGTQADQTERQIQHEFKKLHFLRIEAEATITALREEVEKKNKMMKDRLEEMNRHISALSHIIKDIEERMKPKALSLIQRCIVEL, from the exons atgttgaaaaaaagaaagaaagacatgaacaccttggatgacatgggg ACTCAAGCTGATCAGACAGAACGTCAGATTCAACATGAGTTTAAGAAGCTTCATTTCCTCAGAATTGAAGCAGAAGCCACAATAACTGCACTGAGAGAGGAagtggagaagaagaataagatGATGAAGGACAGACTTGAGGAGATGAACAGACACATCTCAGCTCTTTCACACATAATCAAAGACATTGAGGAAAGAATGAAG CCCAAAGCACTCAGCCTGATCCAGAGATGCATTGTGGAGCTTTGA